ATCCCAAATTATGATGAGTGTTCCCGCTAGGACCGAAATCCTAGCGGTAGACCAGAGCTAGACTAAGAGCACAAGACTCCATCATCATAACACTCAACAAAATTGATGATTTTATACTAATTCGATGATCGCCATTGGCGCTGCATCACCACGACGTGGTTCAGTTTTAAGGATACGAGTGTATCCACCGTTACGTTCAGCATAACGAGGTGCGATTTCTGAGAACAATTTTTGAAGTGCTGTAGTAGAAGTGTACTTATCAGTTGCTTCATCATAGTTTTCAGATGCGATTTCATTACGTACAAAAGCAGCTGCTTGACGACGTGCATGCAAATCACCACGTTTACCTAGAGTAATCATTTTTTCAACAGTTTTACGGATTTCTTTAGCACGAGCTTCAGTTGTCACGATTGATTCGTTGATCAAAAGGTCAGTTGTCAAATCGCGAAGCATTGCTTTACGTTGAGAGCTAGTGCGTCCTAGTTTACGGTAAGCCATGTATTCCTCCTTTATTTATCTTTTAATCCAAGACCCAAATCAATGAGTTTGAGTTTCACTTCTTCCAAACTCTTGCGTCCAAGATTTCGTACTTTCATCATCTCTGCTTCAGACTTTTCTGTCAAATCATGCACAGTATTGATACCGGCACGTTTCAAACAGTTGTATGAACGCACAGACAAGTCCAGTTCCTCAATCGTACGATCCAAAATACGGTCGTCAGATTCAGTGTCAGCTTCTTTCATCACTTCAGTTGACTTAGCAATCTCAGTAAGATTTGTAAACAAATCAAGATGTTCTGTCAAAATACGTGCTGAAAGCCCTAAAGCATCTTCTGGAATAATTGTTCCATTTGTCAAGATTTCAAGGGTTAATTTGTCAAATCCATCATTGCTACCTACACGAGCAGGTTCCACTTGATAGTTGACTTTTGTAACTGGTGTATAAATAGAATCTACAGCAAGTGTTCCAACTGGTGCATTATCTTTTTTATTTTCATCAGCAGGTACATATCCACGACCACTATTAACAGTCATAGTCGCTTTTAGCGAAGAGCCTTCACCGATTGTAAAGAGATAATGATCTGGATTTACAATTTCAAT
This window of the Streptococcus sp. 116-D4 genome carries:
- the rplQ gene encoding 50S ribosomal protein L17, with product MAYRKLGRTSSQRKAMLRDLTTDLLINESIVTTEARAKEIRKTVEKMITLGKRGDLHARRQAAAFVRNEIASENYDEATDKYTSTTALQKLFSEIAPRYAERNGGYTRILKTEPRRGDAAPMAIIELV
- a CDS encoding DNA-directed RNA polymerase subunit alpha, producing MIEFEKPNITKIDENKDYGKFVIEPLERGYGTTLGNSLRRVLLASLPGAAVTSINIDGVLHEFDTVPGVREDVMQIILNIKGIAVKSYVEDEKIIELDVEGPAEVTAGDILTDSDIEIVNPDHYLFTIGEGSSLKATMTVNSGRGYVPADENKKDNAPVGTLAVDSIYTPVTKVNYQVEPARVGSNDGFDKLTLEILTNGTIIPEDALGLSARILTEHLDLFTNLTEIAKSTEVMKEADTESDDRILDRTIEELDLSVRSYNCLKRAGINTVHDLTEKSEAEMMKVRNLGRKSLEEVKLKLIDLGLGLKDK